One part of the Candidatus Poribacteria bacterium genome encodes these proteins:
- a CDS encoding putative cobaltochelatase, with protein MPRKRFVYPFSAIVGQEKMKKALLLNAINPKIGGVLLRGEKGTAKSLAVRALAELLPEIEVVADCPFLCDPGREDGLCDSCVARVAKGEKLSVARRKVPLVELPLGATEDRVVGTLDIERAIKTGEKHFEPGLLAAANRGILYIDEVNLLDDHLVDVLLDAAAMGVNYVEREGISFSHPARFILVGTMNPEEGELRPQLLDRFGLAVEVRGIRDPEARAEVVRRRTAFEEDPAAFIASWEGEQEKLRRRIMEAKKLLPEVKLGEEMLKLITKICLDFAVDGHRADIVIHKTATTLAAYYGRTEVNEEDVREAAELALLHRRRRRPFEEPELNEQQLEKSIQSWRRNRENKPEDEPEQGENPPAADPPPHNDPPDDGEEPERERTFEAEPPYKVRPLIAPLRDQISRSETGRRSKSRTDSKAGRYVGSVIPCGKVADLAFDATLRAAAPFQTRRRKETPGSNALLIKSHDLREKVREKKIGNLILFVLDASGSMAAEERMAAAKGAVLSLLLDAYQRRDRVGMVVFRGEKAELVLPPTNSVELAQKYLAELPTGGRTPLAHGLKLALDTIKEQRWRDKHIIPLLVLISDGRANVSLDDGDPVEEAKRVAREIRAANIRSIAVDTEQGFPTFGLVRQICDEMGGTYLRLEELKSEPIASAVRESLGYGGE; from the coding sequence ATGCCGCGAAAGAGATTTGTCTATCCGTTTAGCGCTATCGTGGGGCAGGAGAAGATGAAGAAAGCCCTGCTCCTCAACGCCATAAACCCTAAGATAGGAGGAGTGCTCCTGCGGGGCGAGAAGGGAACGGCGAAATCCCTGGCGGTGCGGGCTCTGGCCGAGCTCCTTCCGGAGATCGAGGTGGTCGCCGATTGCCCCTTCCTCTGCGACCCCGGACGTGAGGACGGGCTATGTGATAGCTGTGTCGCCAGGGTAGCCAAGGGCGAGAAGCTCAGCGTTGCCAGGAGGAAAGTGCCGCTGGTGGAGCTTCCGCTAGGGGCCACCGAGGACAGGGTTGTGGGCACGCTTGACATAGAGAGGGCGATAAAGACGGGGGAAAAGCACTTCGAGCCGGGGCTTCTCGCCGCCGCCAATCGGGGCATTTTATACATCGATGAGGTGAACCTGCTGGACGATCATCTGGTGGATGTCCTGCTCGATGCCGCCGCCATGGGGGTGAACTACGTGGAGAGGGAGGGAATCTCCTTCAGCCACCCGGCGAGGTTCATCCTGGTGGGGACGATGAACCCGGAGGAGGGGGAGCTCCGTCCGCAGCTACTGGATCGATTCGGGCTAGCGGTGGAGGTCAGGGGCATTCGAGATCCGGAAGCCAGGGCGGAGGTGGTGCGAAGACGAACCGCCTTTGAGGAGGATCCGGCGGCCTTCATCGCTTCCTGGGAAGGAGAGCAGGAGAAGCTCAGGCGGCGGATTATGGAGGCCAAGAAGCTGTTGCCCGAAGTTAAACTCGGCGAGGAGATGCTGAAGCTCATCACAAAGATATGCCTTGACTTCGCCGTTGACGGCCACCGTGCCGACATCGTGATACATAAGACCGCTACCACCCTTGCCGCCTATTACGGGAGGACCGAGGTGAATGAAGAGGACGTGAGAGAAGCGGCCGAGCTGGCACTTCTTCATCGCCGTCGCCGCCGGCCCTTCGAGGAGCCAGAGCTGAACGAGCAGCAGTTGGAGAAGAGCATTCAAAGCTGGCGTCGGAATCGGGAGAATAAGCCTGAAGATGAGCCGGAGCAGGGGGAAAACCCTCCGGCCGCCGACCCACCTCCACATAATGATCCTCCCGACGATGGGGAAGAGCCTGAAAGGGAGCGGACCTTCGAAGCCGAGCCGCCGTATAAGGTGAGGCCGCTTATCGCCCCCCTGCGGGATCAGATTTCTCGAAGCGAAACGGGAAGGAGGTCGAAGAGCAGGACCGATTCCAAGGCGGGACGCTATGTGGGCAGTGTCATCCCCTGTGGGAAAGTTGCCGACCTTGCCTTTGATGCCACCCTGCGGGCAGCAGCTCCCTTTCAGACGAGAAGAAGGAAGGAGACGCCCGGATCAAATGCGCTGCTCATCAAAAGCCACGACCTCCGAGAAAAAGTGCGGGAGAAAAAGATAGGGAATCTCATCCTCTTCGTTCTTGATGCCTCCGGCTCGATGGCGGCCGAGGAGCGCATGGCGGCCGCCAAGGGAGCGGTCCTTTCCCTTCTGCTCGATGCCTATCAGCGGCGGGATCGGGTGGGGATGGTGGTCTTCCGGGGGGAGAAGGCGGAGCTGGTGCTTCCCCCGACGAACAGCGTGGAACTGGCGCAAAAATATCTGGCCGAGCTTCCCACCGGAGGGCGCACCCCTTTGGCTCATGGGCTGAAGCTTGCTCTGGATACCATTAAGGAGCAGCGGTGGAGAGATAAGCATATTATCCCTCTTCTGGTCCTGATCTCCGATGGGCGGGCAAATGTGAGCCTCGACGACGGTGATCCCGTGGAGGAGGCAAAAAGGGTAGCTCGGGAGATAAGGGCGGCGAATATCAGGTCAATCGCCGTTGATACCGAGCAGGGTTTTCCCACCTTCGGGCTGGTGAGGCAGATTTGCGACGAAATGGGAGGAACCTACCTTCGGCTTGAGGAGCTGAAATCCGAACCCATAGCCTCTGCGGTGAGGGAGAGCCTGGGCTACGGAGGTGAGTAG
- the cobN gene encoding cobaltochelatase subunit CobN: MEKARIAYLTTGGADVIPLVSAVRAIIEEKGEIVEVCLRTGGDLAEPGELERFIRFAQESHLLIMHLMGGKKSLSHFDKLISSLEGRGIPIHAQGWGGEADMELVRLSTVNEDDYRRISRYINYGGTENFKNLLLYIANRFAGAEHEVKEPERPPWEGIYHPDFDHLPTLDEYLEKKYIPGRLTVGLWFYQSFWQTQNTVFVDRLIEEIERRGANVISVFLYSVKDVDLGARGAEWVVENYFMRDGKPLIDVLISTLMFSLSMRVSRSSEGSEVMPQENEGFLKGLGVPVIKAILSLSTPEEWRDSPQGLNPMDVTMSVAMPEFDGMLITVPVAARKFSETDPLTGARIVRYEPIPERVEKVIRLGLNWAKLRHIPNDEKRVAIIFHNYPPRNDQIGTAFGLDSPASVWNILHELKEAGYKLDRLPESGQKLIEELIAGLTNDRRWASAEEMARRAVAKVSPEQYMKWFQELPEEVRRKMVQAWGEPPGKLFNYKGELLIPGLINGNIFIGLQPPRGFLDDPAAIYHSPDHPIPHHYYAYYRWIRDVFRADVVMHIGKHGSLEWLPGKSVGLSESCFPDIAISDLPNIYPYIINDPGEGTQAKRRSYCCIIDHLVPVMHNADAYDELAELEVLIKDYNHAALEDRGKIPELQRMIWEKVCQAKLNHDLEVDEAAAFADFGGFLEKLHGYIHELADTQIRDGLHILGEPPTGPRLDEFLVSLTRLPNGDVPSLGQSLAEMKGYDYEDLLANRGKLRPDGKSNGEIIEELNETSLKLVERLHEEGFREESIEAVAEEILEQGNSSIERVLTYIAGSLVPNIAATTDELTNTLLASSGGFIPPGPSGAPTRGMADILPTGRNFYSVDPQAIPSPAAWRVGVALGDALLERYLKDEGKYPESIGMVIWGTGTMRTKGDDIAEVLYLMGIKPIWEEVSGRVKGIRVIPLEELGHPRIDITLRISGLFRDAFPNLVHLIDEAVEMVANLDEPPEWNYLAKHVREEVEEKVAAGMSLEQAREEATYRIFGCKPGAYGAGVSDAIDAKNWKDEKDLGEIYVVWGGYAYGRRNYGVTAPEQFKRRLSRLDLTVKNEDTREYDMLDADDFYSYHGGMIAAVKAFKGELPRSYSGDSSDPDRVKIRSTAEETKHIFRARILNPKWIESMKRHGYKGAADLSRAVDVAFGWDATAEVLEDWMYEELAKKYALDKGMQEWLKEVNPYALQNIAERLLEAIERGMWQATEEMRQKLRDIYLGIEGVLEESRSVS; this comes from the coding sequence ATGGAAAAGGCAAGGATAGCCTATCTCACCACCGGCGGAGCCGATGTCATTCCGCTCGTCTCGGCGGTTAGAGCCATAATTGAGGAGAAGGGGGAGATTGTAGAGGTCTGCCTCCGAACAGGAGGGGATTTGGCGGAGCCGGGCGAATTGGAGAGGTTCATCCGGTTCGCCCAGGAAAGCCATCTCCTCATCATGCACCTAATGGGGGGAAAGAAGAGCCTCTCCCACTTCGACAAGCTCATATCCTCGCTTGAGGGCAGGGGCATCCCCATCCATGCCCAGGGGTGGGGTGGAGAGGCGGACATGGAATTGGTCCGGCTCTCCACCGTGAATGAGGATGACTACCGGAGAATCTCCCGCTACATCAACTACGGGGGAACCGAGAACTTCAAGAATCTTCTCCTCTATATAGCAAATCGCTTTGCCGGCGCCGAGCATGAGGTTAAGGAACCCGAGAGGCCGCCCTGGGAGGGGATCTATCACCCCGATTTCGATCACCTTCCCACCCTGGATGAATACTTGGAGAAAAAGTATATCCCCGGTCGGCTCACAGTGGGGCTCTGGTTTTATCAAAGTTTCTGGCAGACCCAAAACACCGTCTTCGTGGACAGGCTCATCGAGGAGATCGAAAGGAGGGGAGCGAACGTTATCTCGGTATTTCTCTACAGCGTTAAAGACGTGGATTTGGGCGCCAGAGGGGCGGAGTGGGTGGTTGAGAACTACTTCATGAGGGATGGCAAGCCTCTAATCGATGTCCTGATCAGTACCCTGATGTTTTCCTTATCCATGCGGGTGTCACGGAGCTCGGAGGGAAGCGAGGTGATGCCACAGGAGAACGAGGGCTTCTTGAAGGGGCTCGGGGTGCCGGTGATAAAGGCGATCTTAAGCCTCAGCACCCCGGAGGAGTGGAGGGATAGCCCTCAGGGGCTTAATCCCATGGATGTAACCATGAGCGTCGCCATGCCGGAGTTCGACGGCATGCTGATCACCGTCCCGGTAGCGGCAAGGAAGTTCTCCGAGACCGACCCTCTCACCGGGGCCAGAATAGTGAGGTATGAACCCATCCCCGAAAGGGTTGAAAAGGTTATTCGCCTGGGCCTGAACTGGGCTAAGCTGAGACATATCCCCAACGATGAAAAAAGGGTGGCCATCATCTTCCATAATTATCCGCCTCGAAACGACCAGATCGGCACCGCCTTCGGATTGGATTCACCCGCTTCGGTGTGGAATATTCTGCACGAATTGAAGGAGGCGGGATACAAGCTCGATCGCCTTCCCGAAAGCGGGCAGAAGCTAATCGAGGAGCTCATCGCAGGGCTCACCAACGATCGCAGATGGGCGAGCGCCGAGGAGATGGCCAGAAGGGCGGTGGCAAAGGTTTCCCCTGAGCAATACATGAAATGGTTTCAAGAGCTCCCGGAGGAGGTGCGGAGGAAGATGGTGCAGGCATGGGGGGAGCCTCCGGGAAAGCTCTTCAATTACAAGGGGGAGCTTCTCATCCCGGGGCTTATAAACGGCAATATCTTCATCGGGCTTCAGCCTCCGAGGGGGTTCCTGGATGACCCCGCCGCCATCTATCACAGCCCCGACCACCCCATCCCCCACCACTATTACGCCTACTATCGCTGGATTCGGGATGTCTTTCGGGCCGATGTAGTTATGCATATCGGAAAGCACGGCTCCCTGGAGTGGCTGCCGGGGAAATCGGTGGGGCTTTCGGAGTCCTGCTTCCCCGATATCGCCATCTCCGATCTCCCGAACATCTACCCTTACATCATCAACGATCCCGGCGAGGGCACCCAGGCGAAGAGAAGGAGCTACTGCTGCATCATCGACCACCTGGTTCCGGTGATGCACAACGCCGATGCGTACGATGAGCTGGCCGAGCTGGAAGTCCTGATAAAAGACTACAACCACGCCGCCCTTGAGGACCGGGGGAAAATTCCGGAGCTACAGAGGATGATATGGGAGAAGGTATGTCAGGCCAAGCTGAACCACGACCTGGAGGTTGATGAGGCGGCGGCCTTTGCCGATTTCGGCGGCTTCCTAGAAAAATTACATGGCTATATCCATGAGCTGGCCGATACTCAGATTCGAGACGGACTTCATATCCTGGGGGAGCCGCCGACGGGCCCGCGCCTGGACGAGTTTCTGGTCTCGCTGACCCGGCTTCCCAACGGCGATGTCCCCTCACTCGGGCAATCCCTGGCCGAAATGAAGGGTTACGATTATGAAGACCTCCTGGCGAATAGAGGAAAGCTCCGCCCCGACGGCAAAAGCAATGGGGAGATAATCGAAGAGCTTAATGAAACCTCCCTTAAGCTTGTGGAAAGGCTTCATGAGGAGGGTTTCAGGGAGGAGAGCATTGAGGCTGTAGCCGAGGAAATACTGGAGCAGGGCAATTCAAGCATTGAAAGGGTGTTAACCTACATTGCCGGTTCCCTCGTCCCCAATATAGCCGCCACCACCGATGAATTGACCAATACCCTGCTTGCCTCGAGCGGAGGATTTATTCCCCCCGGCCCCTCAGGTGCCCCCACCAGAGGAATGGCGGATATCCTCCCCACGGGCAGGAATTTCTACTCCGTCGACCCCCAGGCCATACCTTCCCCCGCCGCCTGGAGGGTGGGGGTGGCTCTGGGCGATGCTCTGCTTGAGCGCTATCTGAAGGATGAGGGGAAATACCCGGAGAGCATCGGCATGGTCATCTGGGGGACCGGCACCATGCGCACCAAAGGCGACGATATCGCCGAAGTCCTCTACTTAATGGGTATTAAACCGATCTGGGAAGAGGTTAGCGGAAGGGTGAAGGGAATCCGGGTTATCCCCCTGGAGGAGCTTGGACACCCTCGCATTGATATCACCCTTCGCATAAGCGGGCTCTTCCGGGATGCCTTTCCTAACCTCGTTCACCTGATTGACGAAGCGGTGGAGATGGTGGCTAATCTCGATGAGCCTCCGGAGTGGAATTACCTCGCCAAGCACGTTCGGGAGGAGGTGGAGGAGAAGGTGGCGGCGGGCATGAGCTTGGAGCAAGCCAGAGAAGAGGCGACCTACCGGATCTTCGGATGCAAGCCGGGGGCCTACGGCGCCGGGGTGAGCGATGCCATCGACGCCAAGAACTGGAAGGACGAGAAGGACCTCGGTGAGATCTATGTTGTCTGGGGTGGCTATGCCTATGGCAGAAGGAATTATGGAGTAACCGCCCCGGAGCAGTTTAAGAGGCGCCTAAGCCGGCTTGATTTAACGGTCAAGAACGAGGATACCCGTGAGTACGATATGCTGGACGCCGATGACTTTTACTCCTACCACGGGGGGATGATCGCCGCCGTCAAGGCATTTAAGGGGGAGCTACCTCGCTCCTACAGCGGCGATAGCTCCGATCCCGATCGGGTGAAGATAAGGAGCACGGCAGAGGAGACCAAGCATATCTTCAGGGCGAGGATCCTCAATCCCAAGTGGATTGAGAGCATGAAGCGGCACGGCTACAAGGGGGCGGCGGACCTCTCCCGGGCGGTGGATGTCGCCTTCGGCTGGGATGCCACAGCCGAGGTTCTGGAGGACTGGATGTATGAGGAGCTGG